The Populus nigra chromosome 14, ddPopNigr1.1, whole genome shotgun sequence genome has a segment encoding these proteins:
- the LOC133672587 gene encoding uncharacterized protein LOC133672587: MRGKKTPLPRSGVDNMAKTTMSKQSKNSTRNISLKVPQPATKTKIIEPDVSCNTTGSSYMEVGNMAKTTGGRKSKNSTKNIPGKVLQLETKVKREPEISSYGTWSPFMDGIVGMPKSVAEIVSMDEMINAVLYGLRNSPPLPIFKRVCPADK; the protein is encoded by the exons atgagaggaaaaaaaacaccccTGCCCAG GTCAGGTGTTGATAATATGGCTAAAACTACAATGAGCAAGCAAAGCAAAAACAGCACGAGGAACATTTCATTGAAGGTGCCACAGCcggcaacaaaaacaaaaataatcgaACCAGATGTTAGCTGCAACACAACTGGGTCTTCATATATGGAAGTTGGTAACATGGCTAAAACAACTGGGGGCAGGAAGAGCAAAAACAGCACAAAGAACATCCCAGGGAAGGTGCTGCAGCtggaaacaaaagtaaaacGCGAACCAGAAATTAGCAGCTATGGAACCTGGTCTCCGTTTATGGATGGCATAGTTGGGATGCCAAAATCTGTGGCTGAGATAGTAAGCATGGATGAAATGATCAATGCTGTACTCTATGGCCTGAGAAACTCCCCTCCATTGCCGATTTTCAAAAGAGTATGTCCTGCAGACAAATAA